AAATCACATTACATTATATTTCTTAgcattaaattgaattttcaaaaccatgaacgttttcaaaaattcttactGCAAATCTCTGTACTCTTTGTCCATAACTTAAAATTTGGCCCGGGCGTTCATTAAACCTAGTTATTACGTAGTAAAGAActtgagtatattttctaaattcgtTTTCAGCCAAGATtggtttgttttatttaattttctacgGAATGCTATCATCTATGGTGTCAGTATGTATGTGGGTGTTCTTTCAAACGTTAGACCCCAGGATACCGAAATGGCAGCTAGACAGATCATTGATAGGAACAAATCCGGGATTAGGATTCCGTCCTATGCCAGTTAACAACGAAGAAAGTACCTTAATTTGGTTCAAAGGATCAAATAAAACCAGCTATTTACATTGGGTGGATAATATTCTACAATTTTTGGAtagtaagttttttttgttacttaaattttgagataaacaaatatttattgctcgatatggctttattgtttttaaagatATTCTCCTTGCACCATTCAGATTGAGATACCTCCacaacatgtgatttgaacgcttcaatcgcttcttcaggtgtagaaaaacgtcgacctcgcaatttaatttttatcttcgggaataagaagaaatcgttGAGTACCAAGCAAGGACTGTAGGGCGGATGACCCAAAAAAACAGACGACCATCCTGTATCGAAGTGCGACTTGATCGACAAACTGTTATTGATTCAATCAACGTCGAAAGTcgtagaaaatcatcgcacaaaTTGTGATTTAGTACAATTTTTTACCAATGTTtcataaacaactcaaatagcactcgtatcagaacacgttctgagtacattCACCATTTAAGATGTCCCATATTTACTATCTAGGAACTACATACAGTCCATTTGAATGACCGATACAAATAGACCTGGAAAAACTATCATATGACGAACATAGACACTTAAAAAGTTAAGAAAGGTAGTGAGGCATATTATACCTACTTAATCCACTTGATTACGTGTAAAAACGGACAATTAAACGTTATTTTTAGCGAATTGTATCGATGATATGATAAAACGAGCTTGGATTTATTTTCGTGCGCGTTAATTTTTTGCGATataagtttataataatataccGGATGTAACTAACAAATTTAAGATCGTTTTTCAACTAAATACAATTGGTATACTATAAGTATATACAATCCCGGACTTTTTTGTGGTTTAATATATTTCGTTGTATCTCAAACAGATTCCGCAGAACTTAAGATGACAGATTTATCCttacatttccaaaaattatcattatactTCAATCCATATACACATAACCTTCATAAATTGTTTGTCTATCTCACTATTGGTtaaaatcgtgaaaaatttaCGAAAAGATAGACTTAGACGGACATTATGTTGTGATAAGTgtctgtttattatttattttgcagAATATTATGTACCGAGCAAAATAGCAAAGGGTAATGGTCAAATAAAGACGTGTTCACATCACGACTATCCCGCTATCGGCGAAGTATGCGAAGTTGACGTAAGGGATTGGGAAGAATGTAACAGagatcaattttttaattatcataaaaactcaccgtgtatttttttgaaattgaataaaatatacgGTTGGACTCCCGAGTACTATGACGATCCGTATAATTTACCAGAAGAAATGCCCGACAcgttaaaaaatcatataaggAGTATAAATAATACAAGAGAGGTAAGATGATGTGgatatattataatgaaaaaaataatttaatgaataatatactcgatatttacaatttttttaattttttagttacaGAATGTTTGGTTATCATGTCATGGTGAAAATCCTGCTGATAGAGAATATTTGGGACCAGTTACCTACTATCCTAGGGCTGTACAGGGATTTCCAGGATATTACTTCCCCTATTTGAATTCTGAAGGTTATCTTAGTCCATTAGTAGCAGTTAAATTCGAAAGACCAGTTTGTAAGTATAAGAATTTCtcaattataaacataaataaaaataaaagggatgcttttatagaaaatatcacATACATCATCcacttttaataatattttacaaaaaataatattgaccATCCTTCTTCAAAATACttgaatatttacaattttttgttaaatctttCATTATATCAACAAAAATGCCGCTAATAGAATCTTTTATAAGTACATACCTGAATTTGAAAACACTTTTAGATAAAAAGTCCTTGTCACAATATAAAGAACACTAGTTTTTCCTCTACTAACACACAAGCACActaaatatttgttcaaaaaattcaatttttgatatgatCTCTCTAAAAGCCTTAGTACGCCAAACATACtagcttctatttttttttttatttatattcattatgtCAATAATGCCATATGCAATATTTAATACAACTTGCCTTATAAGTTGCATACCTATAAGGTAGATAATTGTggttaaagttaaaaatatattgattcgTAATTTTATATCATAAGATAATAAACATATAGGACACATTGAGCCAATAGTCTCTTCTAATAATGTAActaataatttccaataaattattgttaatgtGTATAGGCAATATTTGATACAACTTGCTTCTTGGGTTGCATaactaaaagttttattttcaccATGACATAATACGTTAATCTATAATTCTGTTCCTACTGTGCCGTTTCGTTAAGTTTTTCTTGCCACGTGTATTTAAAGGGAATTTTGTTGTTTCATATAAAAGAGGCACTTGGCGgttttgtaatacatttttcaatttatcaaaaaatgcaTCTGCggatttatacttttttgaaatgttCATTTTTCATTCCAGCCGGTATCGTTATAAACGTTGAATGCAGAGCATGGgccaaaaatataatttacaatagGGGAGACAGGATGGGTTCAGTGCATTTTGAACTTTTAATCGACtaaaattataaactaattataataattacaagTCGTACTGTAGTTATATTGTACCTACATCTACATGAAGTGGTAGCAGccttttaataattaaatatgcaataaataagGGCGCcataccaaatatttttatatctttttatatcACAAAAACGTATCtgttgtatttttgtttttatttcaaatacctTGTATTCTACGTAGATATGCAAAGTATTTcgatttattgttttaattattgatCAACAATATCAACatcaacaattttaataaaatataataataaatccaattgtttctttattttcccCTAATTTAACCATTACATTAAATGAGCAATGTTTCATTATTCACCATCTTTTTCAGTCTTATTTCtgccaaaataataatttgcaggccgaaaatgaataatttacttGCTATAGACAAGATGGATGTAGCAAAATAAAATGGATTTCTCAAGGAGAATTTACTAGAATTATTGCAACATGTAAGTCATCAAAGCATGACAATTTACGTTGGCTAGATTGAATTTACCAACAAATAGTGAATTGGTAAGACTGATAAGTCAAAACTTGACACTTTTGACATTGCCCCAATGCAATGCACTCATTACAAGTATGTTTTGACTGCTTGTTCTGATTGTTTAGTTTACTTCACATTTTCATTccatagttttttattttcaaagtttttcgtGTACTTTTTGCTGCATTAATGTCTTTACCAAGATATGAATTTAGCTTTCTTTTAAGTTGATGATGTGTTGTCAGTATGGTATAAAGTATGAAAACCAAAAATTCTCAAGGAAAAGTTTATCGACCTGGAATAGATATCGATTCGTTATTTACTAGAACTACTGGTAAAAACTATgtaaagaattttatttgttatatccATCTGGTGACGTATGTTATAAAAAGATAAgttttattaaactaaaaaagTTAGTTACCTTTATTATCGATACCATATAAAAAGTTATCTTTAGATTGTTTGAAATACAGCTAACTTTACGACTTTTTCTAAGAGATGGCGTTTGATGTTACGAACTGACATTTTTTCATTGAAGTGATGAATATTTATCATTACCTTGCAGTTAGAAAATTACTGCaacgttttgaataattatcttcattatctttcgacaattaatattaaaatcatccttttataacaatattataatatgaaacTTGGGTATGACTGTTATTATTCTGGTTTAGATTCTCgttaaaattgtttctaaatgacattttacgaaaattattgtctttttatttattttctttagaagAAGCATATGGAAGAGTGAATtaattcaatacattttaattCTAAGTAACATTTATGTGTTCCATCAATGCTCTTGGCgatttcttttgtatatttgtatttatatagaGTGTCTCACATTTGATGACCGCTTCACCAAATGATGTTATTCCAACGTCGACTCCATTCTCAACTGGACATACATAAATTAATCGAATTGTAGGATTAATTTAAGCCTATCGAACTGTAATTTCGATAATTGCGAATCTCAATTATCGTTTCGATATATTAACGAAGAGCTACCAGCTCATGTTTGATAAAAGGACAGCTGATTCGAGGTCAACAGTCTTTTGAGCTGGAATCTCAGCCAAATCAAACCAAATTCCATTGATAGCGAAGTTGAGACGTCTCTTCGAACTTTTCACGAAAAGCTACGAGCTCTAGCTCGGAAGAACAGCAGTTATTTTGTACTTAAAAGTATCCAAAGTTAAAACAGAGCTCTACAATTGGATATCTGTAAGATTTCAAaccaaatcaaatgaaatttggtTGATGGTGAAGATTAATCGTCGTTTTGACGTTTTTACGGAGAGTTAAGAGCTCAAACTCGAAAAAAATCAGtattttcgtataaaatatttttacaaatcgAAACAGAAGTTTGGTTTtcgatatataagaaaatttgaggcttaattgataaaaaagtgCCCATAATAGCGTAACTCAATTGTCGTTTTAATATATTCACCAAGAGTTACCAGCTCATacttttgtagtatttttgcagtattttcaatcaaaacctTTGCCAAATCGTTTCCAACGAAGTACTAACGCCCCTTCGAGTTTTCACGAAGAGCTGCGAGCTCATAGTCAAGCAATACGAATCGAATTTCGTTAATAGTGGAACTTAATAGTTTTCTCGACATTTCGCAATGCGTTAAGAGCTCAAACTCGATAAAACAACTGTGGTATCGCGTAAAAGATCCTTCTTAATCAACACAAACAAACTAAATCAGATAAAATTCGGTTGATAGTGACTTTCTATAGTTTTATCGGGGCTTTTACGAAGAGCTACGAGCTTATAGTCAAGCAATACGAATCGAATTTCGTTAATAGTGGAACTTAATCGTTTTCTCGACATTTCGCAATGCGTTAAGAGCTCAAACTCGATAAAACAACTGTGGTATCGCGTAAAAGATCCTTCTTAATCAACACAAACAAACTAAATCAGATAAAATTCGGTTGATAGTGACTTTCTATAGTTTTATCGGGGCTTTTACGAAGAGCTACGAGCTTATAGTCAAGCAATACGAATCGAATTTCGTTAATAGTGGAACTTAATAGTTTTCTCGACATTTTGCAATACGTTATAAGAGCTCAAACTCAATAAAACAACTGTGGTATCGTGTAGAAGATCCTTTTtaatcaaatcaaacaaaatcaGATAAAATTCGGTTGATAGTGACTTTCTATAGTTTTTTCGGGGCTTTTACGAAGAGCTACGAGCTTAATTGATAAGAGCAGTTGATTCTGTGTATTGAATCAAAACAGTTCAGCAGATGATTGGTATCGGATAGAAGTGAGAGAAAATTGAGTTTAAAACTTctgttttttagataaaactAAGCTAATACGAACTAAGCGTGTTAACAAATCGACCTGTTTCCTAATGTTTGTTCCGGAATAatcattttattccattttagtatttcactgtataaatactCCATTTGTGCAAGATGGGTGGATGTATTCGAGAAGAGATCACACCATATACCCGTAACCGCAACAAGAAAAATAGTTGAATTGGATTTTCTGGAGTTTCCAGCGTTTTCAGAATGAAATATGGCTTATATCGCGTGACGGAATAAATACAGAGATCCAATAATTCACACGACATCGTTGCATCAAAATAACATAAGCGATTTCTTTGTTGTAGAGAAAACTACAACTACTTAtatgttttgtttgaaaatatgttaagaaatatgataaaatcgatattttgcGAAACATAAAAAGCAATGTACAAAAGTATAAAACAGAATGCAGAAGCACCTTCGTATAAATGAAGACAAGGCAGTTATTGGTGCGTTAAATCAATTACTAAGGTCTAAGAAACAGTCTAAGTAATACAAAAGACTTTATGCGGTCACTTTGTAGATATACAGggttgaataaatgaaaatatccgAAAAAACTCATAAACGGAAAAaggtataaataatatttaaccaGTTGTTTCATCGTTACCTGAATGTGCAGGAAAACATAGTTTATATGGCAaaatttgaagcaaaaaataccttcttgtttcaatttttactagatTTTTGTTCGATCACCCTGAAAAACTCGAATACAATCATAAAATTCGAATGAATAAACTGCGAACATTCTCGtttaaactaacaaattttttcagtcCAGCTCTGTCATTTCGATTTCATCATTCGATGTGACTGACTCAATTTATGTAACTATTCAATTCCATTAGGTCAGATTGGGAAACGAGTTTATCTCACAaaggttttttaaataattttttaaaaatatacttgcGTGGATAAAAATTGACCAACTGTAAACTTTCTGACTTCTTTCGCCTCCTTTTTTTGTCTTCTACATGTTTTTCTGGT
The genomic region above belongs to Diorhabda carinulata isolate Delta chromosome 9, icDioCari1.1, whole genome shotgun sequence and contains:
- the LOC130897977 gene encoding sodium/potassium-transporting ATPase subunit beta-2-like isoform X1 gives rise to the protein MREKKISQVSCRTFSRQEELLQIQAKYLEHVEEQKLTKTQIFLKSIYDKKRKTFFGRTGMSWAKIGLFYLIFYGMLSSMVSVCMWVFFQTLDPRIPKWQLDRSLIGTNPGLGFRPMPVNNEESTLIWFKGSNKTSYLHWVDNILQFLDKYYVPSKIAKGNGQIKTCSHHDYPAIGEVCEVDVRDWEECNRDQFFNYHKNSPCIFLKLNKIYGWTPEYYDDPYNLPEEMPDTLKNHIRSINNTRELQNVWLSCHGENPADREYLGPVTYYPRAVQGFPGYYFPYLNSEGYLSPLVAVKFERPVSGIVINVECRAWAKNIIYNRGDRMGSVHFELLID
- the LOC130897977 gene encoding sodium/potassium-transporting ATPase subunit beta-2-like isoform X2 gives rise to the protein MTVQHSEAYYDREKNRFIPRVNQRKQERIRRRTCKDIAKIGLFYLIFYGMLSSMVSVCMWVFFQTLDPRIPKWQLDRSLIGTNPGLGFRPMPVNNEESTLIWFKGSNKTSYLHWVDNILQFLDKYYVPSKIAKGNGQIKTCSHHDYPAIGEVCEVDVRDWEECNRDQFFNYHKNSPCIFLKLNKIYGWTPEYYDDPYNLPEEMPDTLKNHIRSINNTRELQNVWLSCHGENPADREYLGPVTYYPRAVQGFPGYYFPYLNSEGYLSPLVAVKFERPVSGIVINVECRAWAKNIIYNRGDRMGSVHFELLID